The following coding sequences lie in one Synechococcus sp. CC9902 genomic window:
- a CDS encoding 5-formyltetrahydrofolate cyclo-ligase, producing MHPSHSLLPETPKAENMRDKASLRRHYRQLRRTTPAIHEAIYGAALSFVRRTTTKKSLVGLYWPLANEIDLRPLRTQLPNPMALPQADGKGCLQYKRWSGQNLEKDGCGIPAPSNGSKLQAQEISLLLVPALAVDSSGVRLGYGGGYYDRLRADPLWANVPAWVVLPSNCVRSSPLPQDAWDVPFNGWITEQGSGQVLRPSAS from the coding sequence ATGCACCCGTCTCATTCACTGTTGCCGGAGACCCCCAAGGCTGAAAATATGCGCGATAAAGCCAGTCTTCGTCGCCACTATCGGCAGCTTCGGCGAACAACCCCAGCCATCCATGAAGCGATCTATGGAGCGGCATTGAGCTTCGTTCGTCGAACAACAACGAAAAAATCTTTGGTGGGTTTGTATTGGCCCCTCGCCAACGAAATTGACCTTCGCCCCCTGCGGACGCAACTGCCCAATCCCATGGCCCTGCCCCAAGCCGACGGCAAAGGCTGTTTGCAGTACAAACGCTGGAGTGGCCAAAACCTTGAAAAGGATGGCTGCGGTATTCCCGCGCCAAGTAACGGCAGCAAGCTTCAAGCACAAGAGATCAGCCTGTTGCTCGTTCCAGCTCTTGCCGTGGATTCATCTGGGGTCCGCCTCGGCTATGGCGGGGGCTACTACGACCGATTGCGCGCAGACCCTCTCTGGGCGAACGTTCCCGCGTGGGTTGTGCTGCCGTCGAACTGCGTTCGATCCTCCCCATTGCCGCAGGACGCCTGGGATGTGCCCTTCAACGGTTGGATTACGGAACAGGGGTCTGGCCAGGTGTTGAGACCCAGCGCATCATGA
- a CDS encoding DUF3104 domain-containing protein, whose translation MSEDRSAPVAVKAGDPIFLSVKAGMTVIVRHLPEVGFTSDDDRWWMADVIYVEGGARNPSVPTLFQVADVDSGEVLWVNADLVTHIVPRL comes from the coding sequence ATGAGCGAAGACCGTTCAGCGCCTGTCGCCGTTAAGGCGGGGGATCCCATCTTCTTGTCGGTGAAGGCGGGCATGACTGTGATTGTTCGGCATCTCCCTGAGGTGGGTTTTACGTCGGACGACGACCGCTGGTGGATGGCGGACGTGATCTATGTGGAGGGAGGTGCGAGGAATCCAAGCGTGCCGACCCTCTTTCAAGTCGCCGATGTCGACTCAGGGGAGGTCCTTTGGGTGAATGCAGATCTGGTGACGCACATCGTCCCCAGGCTTTAG
- a CDS encoding serine hydrolase yields MTSSRPSRRIPGWGQPARLITRLILIGIGLGVISGSALKMLAPQVRQQQLALPEWLAKQPWIDSITPEGAKQSNGASDSSSKSAAATVPLAPLRNTGLPQHPFAPRQEITALSQRWIQQAATQPDLQVSAYMLILDDGRFAQMHANRPMPAASSIKTPILLAVLERIDQGTLQWNEPLTLTKELVGGGAGWMASRPLGTRFPTYEVATEMIRVSDNSATNLMIARAGGQDAINARFQALDLPATVVNNWLPDLDGTNTTSARDLSRAIALVDSGESLAPRSRDLFREVMATSVTNTLLPTGLMRGLGGAQGAPDSALARKGYRVFNKTGDIGTAYADAGLIELPDGRRAVAGFLVKGPFNDPRSTEMIRQLAAAMAPHLKPQPAPAKP; encoded by the coding sequence TTGACTAGCAGCCGACCATCTCGACGCATCCCAGGCTGGGGACAGCCCGCCCGCCTGATCACCCGCTTGATCCTGATTGGGATCGGGCTTGGAGTGATCAGTGGTTCTGCCCTGAAAATGCTGGCCCCTCAGGTGCGCCAGCAGCAGTTAGCGCTGCCGGAGTGGCTCGCGAAGCAGCCCTGGATCGACAGCATCACTCCCGAGGGTGCAAAGCAATCCAACGGCGCATCCGACAGTTCATCCAAAAGCGCAGCTGCGACGGTTCCCCTCGCCCCTCTCCGCAACACAGGGCTCCCTCAACACCCCTTTGCACCGCGTCAAGAGATCACGGCGCTCTCCCAACGCTGGATTCAGCAGGCCGCAACCCAACCTGACCTGCAGGTGAGCGCCTACATGCTCATCCTTGATGACGGTCGCTTTGCCCAGATGCACGCGAACCGGCCCATGCCGGCCGCAAGCTCCATCAAAACGCCCATCCTGCTGGCGGTTCTCGAGCGAATCGACCAAGGCACCCTGCAGTGGAATGAACCGCTAACACTCACGAAAGAACTGGTGGGTGGCGGCGCCGGATGGATGGCCTCACGCCCCCTGGGAACGCGCTTCCCCACCTACGAGGTGGCCACTGAAATGATTCGGGTGAGCGACAATTCCGCCACCAATTTGATGATTGCAAGGGCCGGAGGCCAAGACGCCATCAACGCTCGCTTTCAAGCGCTCGACCTGCCGGCCACGGTGGTGAACAACTGGCTTCCAGACCTTGATGGAACCAACACCACCAGCGCCCGTGATCTCAGCCGCGCCATTGCCCTGGTGGATAGCGGAGAAAGTCTTGCCCCCCGCAGCCGCGATCTCTTCCGGGAGGTGATGGCGACCTCCGTCACCAACACCCTGTTGCCCACGGGCCTGATGCGAGGCCTCGGAGGCGCCCAAGGAGCACCCGACTCCGCCCTTGCTCGTAAGGGTTATCGGGTGTTCAACAAAACCGGAGACATCGGCACCGCCTATGCCGACGCCGGCTTAATTGAACTTCCGGATGGCCGCAGAGCGGTGGCAGGTTTTTTGGTGAAAGGACCCTTCAATGACCCCCGCTCCACCGAGATGATCCGCCAACTTGCCGCGGCCATGGCTCCCCATCTCAAGCCACAACCAGCGCCAGCCAAACCATGA
- a CDS encoding c-type cytochrome, translating to MIEPSSTAAEQPERGRGLITALVVLAAAACVVLVLWVLGNARQDPYVRASLDLPGSADHGGQLFRINCAGCHGLAGQGLVGPKLVGISEQRNDPVLVHQIISGETPPMPSFQMEPQSMADLLAYLHDLS from the coding sequence GTGATCGAGCCGTCATCAACTGCAGCTGAACAGCCGGAAAGAGGTCGTGGTCTCATCACAGCCCTCGTTGTGTTGGCAGCCGCAGCTTGCGTTGTTCTCGTGCTTTGGGTGCTGGGCAACGCCCGCCAAGATCCCTACGTACGCGCCAGCCTCGATCTTCCAGGCTCCGCCGACCATGGCGGGCAGTTGTTCCGCATCAACTGCGCCGGCTGCCATGGCCTCGCCGGACAAGGGCTTGTTGGTCCAAAACTTGTTGGGATCAGCGAGCAACGCAACGATCCGGTGCTCGTTCACCAAATCATCAGCGGTGAAACGCCACCCATGCCGAGCTTTCAAATGGAACCGCAGTCGATGGCCGATCTACTCGCCTACCTGCACGACCTCTCTTGA
- a CDS encoding ABC transporter substrate-binding protein, whose amino-acid sequence MAALTQTGCQVSSTNQRITVASAGSISSLDPAQVSTVHSLQLLSAIGDPLYSLNNDGSLQPRLAASEPTISADGRLVTIPLRTDVRFHDGTRFDAKAMAFSLRRFLRIGTLSYVVGDRIKAVEVEAPHVLRLELNRRSTSLEGLLTSINLTPLSPRAYAKHKDSFLHDNFVGTGPYRLTKFNEKQQRLEPFDQYWGDPPKNPGLDLISLSNSTALFGALRSGEVDVLLSASIDEDQRHALNQQAKRGDLHESVGPAMEIGYITLLSNTAPLSDQRLRQAIALSLDRDEVSERVSYGLRRPLRALIPPSLPGGGVAPWPKHNPKDAKTLLRQSGYCEGTQLEVPLTFRSNVPADKLLALTWQAQVQRDLADCMVLKLDGVESTTVYRQLGEGAFKAVILDWLGSYPDPEAYLNPLLSCSNAEGHVCLDGEAAISGSFWSAPGLQNALQESDSVRGAPRAAILNTIEELTVNGAAYIPVWLESPRSWSQRSLKPPLYNRSGFLRLAELERVSHKQEGN is encoded by the coding sequence ATGGCAGCTTTGACGCAAACCGGTTGTCAGGTCTCCTCAACGAACCAGCGCATCACCGTTGCGTCTGCTGGGTCCATCAGCTCGTTGGATCCAGCCCAAGTGAGCACGGTCCATAGCTTGCAGCTGTTGAGCGCGATTGGGGATCCGCTCTACAGCCTGAACAATGACGGGAGCCTGCAACCCCGCTTAGCAGCATCAGAGCCAACGATCAGCGCCGATGGCCGGCTCGTCACGATCCCGCTGAGAACAGATGTTCGTTTCCACGACGGCACCCGCTTTGATGCAAAGGCCATGGCCTTCAGCTTGCGCCGGTTTCTGCGAATCGGAACGCTGAGCTATGTGGTGGGAGATCGGATCAAAGCTGTGGAGGTTGAAGCCCCTCATGTGCTGAGGCTGGAGCTCAACCGACGCTCCACGTCCCTTGAGGGACTGCTCACATCCATCAACCTCACGCCCCTTTCTCCTCGGGCCTACGCCAAGCACAAGGACAGCTTTCTGCATGACAATTTTGTTGGCACAGGTCCTTACCGCCTCACCAAATTCAACGAGAAACAGCAACGGCTTGAACCCTTTGATCAGTACTGGGGAGATCCACCAAAAAATCCTGGCCTTGATCTGATCAGCCTCAGCAATTCCACCGCTCTCTTTGGTGCACTTCGCAGCGGCGAAGTGGATGTGCTGCTCTCAGCCTCGATTGATGAAGACCAACGCCATGCCCTGAACCAGCAAGCGAAGCGAGGGGACTTGCATGAATCGGTTGGGCCAGCGATGGAAATCGGCTACATCACTCTGCTGAGTAACACTGCACCGCTGAGCGACCAACGCCTGAGGCAAGCCATTGCCTTAAGCCTGGATCGCGATGAAGTGAGCGAGCGTGTGAGCTATGGATTGCGCCGACCGTTGCGCGCTTTGATTCCACCCAGCCTCCCCGGGGGAGGCGTGGCCCCATGGCCGAAGCACAATCCCAAAGATGCGAAAACACTGCTGAGGCAGTCGGGATACTGCGAAGGAACCCAACTCGAAGTGCCCCTTACCTTCCGTTCCAATGTTCCCGCCGACAAACTTCTAGCGCTGACGTGGCAAGCCCAAGTGCAGCGGGATCTGGCTGACTGCATGGTGCTCAAGCTGGATGGCGTGGAATCAACCACCGTGTACCGCCAGCTCGGGGAAGGGGCGTTCAAGGCCGTCATTCTTGATTGGCTCGGGAGCTATCCCGACCCCGAGGCTTATCTCAATCCTTTGCTGAGTTGTTCCAACGCTGAAGGGCATGTTTGCCTCGATGGAGAAGCCGCGATCAGCGGAAGCTTCTGGAGCGCACCAGGGCTTCAAAACGCCTTGCAGGAAAGCGACTCCGTTCGGGGCGCGCCGCGCGCCGCGATTCTCAACACCATCGAAGAGCTCACCGTGAACGGAGCGGCCTACATCCCCGTCTGGCTCGAATCCCCCAGGTCTTGGAGTCAACGCAGCTTGAAGCCACCGCTCTACAACCGCAGCGGCTTCCTACGCCTGGCTGAACTGGAACGGGTGTCCCATAAGCAGGAGGGCAACTGA
- a CDS encoding AbrB family transcriptional regulator: protein MLTGSDLLAKVKDLGDVSKSDLVRACGYVSSKKDGSERLNFTAFYEALLDAKGVNLTGGGAAIGKGGRKLSYIAKVQGNGNLLIGKAYTAMLNLEPGDEFEIKLGKKAIRLLPTGAAATHSEGAEGVEE, encoded by the coding sequence ATGCTTACAGGTTCAGACCTTCTCGCAAAAGTCAAAGATCTTGGCGACGTTTCAAAGTCTGATTTGGTAAGGGCTTGCGGTTACGTATCTTCAAAGAAGGATGGCAGCGAACGCCTGAACTTCACTGCGTTCTACGAGGCTCTGCTCGACGCTAAAGGTGTGAATCTCACCGGTGGTGGAGCTGCAATTGGCAAAGGCGGTCGCAAGCTGAGCTACATCGCAAAAGTTCAAGGCAACGGCAATTTGCTGATCGGCAAGGCTTATACCGCCATGCTGAATCTGGAACCCGGTGATGAGTTTGAAATCAAGCTCGGCAAAAAGGCGATTCGTCTTCTCCCCACTGGTGCTGCTGCAACCCACAGCGAAGGTGCTGAAGGCGTTGAAGAGTGA
- the bchI gene encoding magnesium chelatase ATPase subunit I codes for MTAPRKRRVFPFTAVIGQEEMKLALLLNVIDPRIGGVMIMGDRGTGKSTTIRALADLLPDIDVVAGDPYNSSATDPDLQSSEVRERLIRNETVATEPRQVPMVDLPLGATEDRLCGTIDIEKALSEGVRAFEPGLLAKANRGLLYVDEVNLLDDHLVDVLLDSAASGWNTVEREGISVRHPARFVLIGSGNPEEGELRPQLLDRFGMSVEVRTVRNPELRVQVVDQRTAFDSDPDGFSTAVEANQDALQQRVVDAQQRLDQVTIDDDLRLRISAVCGELDVDGLRGDIVTNRAARALAAFEGRTEVSEDDVARVASCCLRHRLRKDPLEQVDSGDRVVKVFCKVFERSEGSDRADFELALAA; via the coding sequence GTGACGGCACCACGGAAGCGCAGGGTTTTCCCCTTTACTGCGGTGATCGGTCAGGAGGAAATGAAGCTGGCGCTTCTCCTCAACGTGATCGACCCACGCATCGGCGGCGTGATGATCATGGGCGACCGTGGGACGGGGAAATCCACCACGATCCGTGCGCTGGCGGACCTTCTGCCCGACATTGATGTGGTGGCTGGAGACCCGTACAACAGCTCCGCCACCGATCCAGACCTGCAAAGCAGTGAGGTGCGCGAACGGTTGATTCGCAACGAAACCGTGGCCACAGAACCGCGGCAGGTGCCGATGGTGGACCTTCCCCTCGGCGCCACAGAAGATCGACTCTGCGGAACGATTGATATTGAAAAAGCCCTCAGTGAGGGCGTACGGGCCTTTGAACCAGGCCTCTTGGCCAAGGCCAACCGCGGCTTGCTCTACGTGGATGAGGTGAACCTCCTCGACGATCACCTTGTGGATGTGTTGCTGGATTCCGCCGCATCGGGCTGGAACACCGTGGAGCGCGAGGGGATTTCAGTGCGCCACCCGGCCCGGTTCGTTCTGATTGGCTCCGGCAACCCTGAAGAAGGAGAACTGCGCCCTCAACTGCTGGACCGCTTTGGTATGAGCGTGGAGGTGCGCACCGTGCGCAACCCAGAACTTCGTGTGCAGGTGGTGGATCAACGCACCGCCTTTGACAGCGACCCTGACGGCTTCAGTACGGCCGTCGAAGCCAATCAAGATGCACTTCAGCAACGGGTCGTCGATGCCCAACAACGGCTCGACCAGGTGACCATCGACGACGATCTCCGCCTGCGGATTTCGGCCGTTTGCGGAGAGTTGGATGTGGATGGTTTGCGGGGAGACATCGTGACCAACCGCGCCGCGCGTGCCCTGGCCGCCTTCGAGGGACGAACGGAAGTGAGCGAAGACGATGTGGCCCGGGTTGCCTCCTGTTGCCTCCGCCACCGCCTCCGCAAAGATCCCCTGGAACAGGTGGACTCCGGTGATCGCGTTGTGAAGGTGTTCTGCAAGGTGTTTGAACGCAGTGAGGGCAGCGATCGCGCCGATTTCGAACTAGCCCTCGCGGCCTAA
- the petG gene encoding cytochrome b6-f complex subunit V has protein sequence MIEPLLCGIVLGLIPVTLLGLFVAAWNQYRRGGSALGG, from the coding sequence ATGATCGAACCTCTGCTGTGCGGCATCGTTTTGGGTCTGATTCCCGTAACGCTTTTGGGTCTGTTTGTGGCGGCGTGGAACCAGTATCGACGGGGCGGTAGCGCTCTGGGGGGCTGA
- a CDS encoding DUF3370 domain-containing protein: protein MTLNRLFPATLAPIALLGLTMPAMAEVVVRQQTVRPLPGGLDAVLMVNDNNPELIASDGILLSTFPTGRDASLPVALNGRFDLFSHHVYAGDAEASPESTLWFALLAAPLGDQPVTLTLLEGSTSLSQATKPGQTEAPFLPLPSHMRETTAVVASGPGSRVAGDLLAGRTAPELSHQTWTLKPGEPTRLLRLPMPVAGLDPLLNGRNVQLRLHSSAPVAIATLAGHGQDAKPPSDQAWRTMLSQGILSKKEHRPSPRGSRGKLIYSRVSGVQRGSRWTAEITDPGSRVLDAPQGPMSWPISSLERGTLATGQVQTAELKAFYPGTAWAAHGNYGVEYDLRLPLRNNSTKPVTLQVSLDSPLKGNKTTESLRFRSDHNGPVMFRGPLQIRGLDGTDGEPLGRQTVHLVLRQGQQGPSLGQVTLNPGEQQQVQLRLVYPADATPPQVLTVQPVKQFSRYKRSL from the coding sequence ATGACGCTGAACCGCTTGTTCCCAGCCACCCTGGCGCCAATCGCTCTCCTTGGGCTCACCATGCCAGCCATGGCAGAGGTGGTGGTGCGTCAGCAAACCGTGCGTCCTCTCCCCGGCGGGCTCGATGCCGTGCTGATGGTGAACGACAACAACCCAGAGCTGATTGCGAGCGATGGAATCCTGCTGTCCACCTTCCCCACGGGCCGCGACGCGTCCTTACCCGTCGCGCTGAACGGCCGTTTTGATCTGTTCAGCCATCACGTCTATGCCGGCGATGCCGAGGCCAGTCCGGAATCCACCCTCTGGTTCGCGCTTCTAGCCGCACCCCTCGGCGACCAACCCGTCACCCTCACCCTGCTCGAGGGGAGCACGTCTTTATCCCAAGCCACCAAACCAGGCCAAACCGAAGCCCCCTTCCTGCCGCTTCCCAGCCACATGCGGGAAACCACGGCCGTGGTGGCGTCGGGTCCTGGTAGCCGTGTTGCCGGGGATCTTCTCGCTGGCCGAACGGCCCCGGAACTCAGCCATCAAACCTGGACCCTGAAGCCAGGAGAACCCACTCGCTTGCTTCGTCTACCGATGCCGGTCGCAGGCCTCGATCCCCTGCTCAACGGCCGGAATGTGCAGTTGCGCCTCCACAGCTCCGCCCCCGTAGCCATCGCCACCCTGGCGGGCCACGGCCAAGATGCGAAGCCCCCCAGCGACCAGGCGTGGCGCACCATGCTCAGCCAGGGAATCCTCAGCAAAAAAGAACACCGGCCAAGCCCCCGCGGCAGCCGCGGCAAGTTGATTTATTCCCGGGTGAGTGGTGTGCAACGGGGCAGCCGCTGGACTGCCGAGATCACCGATCCCGGCAGTCGGGTGCTCGATGCCCCCCAAGGGCCGATGTCCTGGCCGATTAGCAGCCTCGAACGCGGCACCCTGGCTACCGGCCAAGTTCAAACCGCAGAACTCAAAGCGTTCTATCCCGGAACCGCCTGGGCCGCCCATGGAAACTACGGGGTTGAATACGACCTCCGCCTGCCCCTGCGGAACAACAGCACCAAACCGGTGACGCTGCAGGTGTCTCTCGATTCCCCCCTGAAGGGCAACAAAACCACTGAATCACTCCGGTTTCGCAGCGATCACAACGGACCCGTGATGTTCCGCGGCCCATTGCAGATCCGAGGCCTCGACGGAACCGACGGTGAGCCGCTCGGACGCCAAACGGTGCATTTGGTCTTGCGCCAAGGGCAACAGGGGCCGTCCCTCGGCCAGGTAACCCTCAACCCCGGCGAACAACAACAGGTTCAGCTGCGACTGGTCTATCCCGCCGATGCCACCCCACCCCAGGTGCTGACTGTTCAGCCTGTGAAACAATTCTCTCGATACAAGAGATCACTGTGA
- a CDS encoding RNA methyltransferase, which produces MNNVVVVLVEPAGPLNIGSVARLCANFNVEELRLVAPRCDHLSEPSLQMAVHGREMLHSAKLYPTLLSAIGDCRRSVASCGRIDHGAIPLHSPTDALTWLLARPTPEPHQPGPIAVVFGREDRGLSNDELRLCQRVLTLHSGSDYPSLNLSHSVGIVLHDMARLSTKLHIPSTADPSAKPAQLPSPDPAAAPALTALLDDATDLLLEAGFLLQHTAHARMGKVRDLLQRATIRTEEVALIRGMVRQLRWAIRSHRP; this is translated from the coding sequence GTGAACAATGTGGTGGTGGTGCTGGTGGAGCCGGCAGGCCCCCTCAACATCGGCAGCGTTGCCCGCCTTTGCGCCAACTTCAACGTTGAGGAGCTGCGGCTTGTGGCTCCCCGCTGTGATCACCTCAGCGAACCATCCCTCCAGATGGCCGTCCATGGCCGCGAGATGCTTCACAGCGCCAAGCTCTACCCCACGCTGCTTTCAGCCATTGGGGACTGTCGCCGCAGCGTGGCCAGTTGCGGTCGCATCGACCACGGCGCCATCCCTTTGCATTCCCCTACCGACGCCCTCACCTGGTTGCTCGCGAGGCCAACCCCAGAGCCGCACCAACCCGGGCCGATTGCGGTGGTGTTTGGCCGCGAAGATCGCGGCCTCTCCAATGATGAACTTCGTCTTTGCCAAAGGGTTTTGACCCTTCACAGCGGGTCCGACTACCCCTCGCTCAACCTCTCCCACTCCGTGGGCATCGTGCTGCACGACATGGCGCGCCTCAGCACCAAGCTCCACATCCCCTCAACCGCAGATCCAAGCGCTAAGCCAGCCCAACTGCCATCGCCGGATCCTGCGGCAGCTCCAGCCCTGACCGCCCTCCTCGACGATGCCACCGATTTATTACTGGAAGCCGGTTTTTTGCTGCAACACACGGCCCATGCACGCATGGGCAAAGTGCGAGATCTGTTGCAACGCGCCACCATTCGAACGGAAGAGGTGGCTTTGATCCGCGGCATGGTTCGTCAGCTGCGCTGGGCCATCCGCTCACACCGCCCCTAA
- a CDS encoding homoserine dehydrogenase — protein sequence MGSGIGIGLLGLGTVGGGVASILQSPSERHPLVADLKLVRVAVRDLNRPRSVELPNEILTTDPAVVVNDPAVDVVVEVIGGIEPARSLILQAIAAGKSVVTANKAVIARHGEEIADAAAKAGVYVLIEAAVGGGIPIIEPLKQSLGGNRINRVSGIINGTTNYILTRMADEGAAYESVLKDAQELGYAEADPAADVDGLDAADKIAILANLAFGGSVERSAVPTAGISQLQGRDVDYAKQLGYGVKLLAVAERMKPSGEPLPLSLRVQPTLVPNDHPLAGVNGVNNAILVEGDPIGRVMFYGPGAGAGPTSSAVVADILNIAGIRQATQGDDRLDPLLAASSWRRCVLVDQGEIRQRHYVRFHTQDAPGVIGRIGGCFGDGGVSIQSIVQFNASKAGAEIVVITHEVSQKKMDEALQSIQALPEVSGLAAHLGCL from the coding sequence ATGGGTTCAGGGATCGGAATTGGTCTGCTCGGGCTGGGAACAGTTGGTGGCGGTGTGGCTTCGATCCTGCAAAGCCCGAGTGAACGCCATCCCCTTGTCGCGGATCTGAAACTTGTGCGCGTGGCGGTTCGAGATCTGAACCGACCGCGGTCTGTCGAACTCCCCAACGAAATCCTGACAACCGATCCAGCCGTCGTGGTCAACGACCCGGCCGTCGATGTGGTGGTGGAAGTGATCGGTGGAATCGAGCCAGCAAGAAGCTTGATCTTGCAGGCCATTGCAGCCGGAAAATCCGTTGTTACCGCGAACAAAGCGGTGATCGCGCGTCATGGCGAAGAAATTGCCGACGCTGCCGCCAAAGCTGGGGTGTACGTGCTCATCGAAGCCGCCGTTGGTGGTGGCATCCCGATCATTGAACCCCTGAAGCAATCCCTGGGGGGGAACCGGATCAACCGGGTTAGCGGAATCATCAATGGCACCACGAACTACATCCTCACGCGGATGGCCGATGAAGGCGCTGCTTACGAGAGTGTTTTAAAAGACGCGCAGGAGTTGGGATACGCCGAGGCAGACCCCGCAGCGGATGTGGATGGATTAGATGCCGCCGACAAAATCGCGATCTTGGCAAATTTGGCCTTTGGAGGCAGTGTCGAACGCAGTGCGGTACCCACGGCTGGCATCAGCCAATTGCAAGGGCGCGATGTGGATTACGCCAAACAGCTGGGCTACGGCGTGAAATTGCTCGCCGTGGCGGAACGGATGAAACCGTCGGGAGAACCACTCCCTCTCTCTCTCCGTGTGCAACCCACCCTTGTGCCGAATGATCACCCGTTGGCGGGTGTGAACGGCGTCAACAACGCCATCCTTGTGGAAGGCGATCCGATCGGTCGGGTGATGTTTTACGGACCAGGGGCCGGGGCCGGGCCCACCTCTTCAGCCGTGGTGGCGGACATCCTCAACATCGCTGGAATTCGCCAGGCCACCCAGGGCGATGATCGCTTGGACCCCCTCCTTGCGGCGAGCAGCTGGCGTCGTTGCGTGTTGGTGGATCAAGGCGAAATCCGTCAGCGCCATTACGTGCGCTTCCACACACAGGATGCTCCCGGCGTGATTGGTCGGATTGGTGGCTGCTTCGGCGATGGTGGGGTGTCGATCCAATCGATCGTTCAATTCAACGCCAGCAAAGCCGGTGCTGAAATTGTTGTGATCACCCACGAAGTGAGCCAAAAAAAGATGGACGAAGCACTCCAATCCATCCAAGCCTTGCCCGAAGTTTCGGGTCTCGCCGCCCATCTGGGTTGCCTTTAA
- a CDS encoding SufE family protein gives MATSTGSETLDRMVERLGGTTDPKRRYEYVLWLAKKLEPFPADQQTDDIKVKGCVSQVYVQGTLADGVMHWQGDSDALITKGLLALLIQGLNGLSPKDVQAVDPAFIAATGLQASLTPSRANGFLNILRAMQEQARRLEPNTAPMDS, from the coding sequence ATGGCCACCAGCACCGGCAGTGAAACCCTCGACCGGATGGTGGAACGTTTGGGCGGCACAACAGATCCCAAACGCCGCTACGAATATGTGCTCTGGCTGGCAAAAAAACTGGAGCCTTTTCCGGCCGATCAACAAACCGACGACATCAAAGTGAAGGGATGCGTATCGCAGGTGTATGTGCAAGGCACCCTCGCCGATGGGGTGATGCACTGGCAAGGGGATTCCGACGCACTGATCACCAAAGGGTTGTTGGCTCTCTTGATTCAGGGGCTGAATGGCCTCAGTCCAAAAGACGTCCAAGCCGTCGACCCTGCATTCATCGCAGCCACGGGCCTTCAAGCCAGCTTGACCCCGTCCCGTGCCAACGGTTTCCTCAATATTTTGCGTGCCATGCAAGAGCAAGCGCGCCGGCTTGAACCCAACACCGCGCCCATGGATTCATAG
- the ruvC gene encoding crossover junction endodeoxyribonuclease RuvC: MRILGIDPGLARVGYGVIDTSGGQQRMLDCGIIRTEPGYSEGDRMVVIASDLRQLIRAWRPELAAVEKFFFYRSSTTISVVQARGVVMMTLARFKVPVVEFPPMQIKLALAGFGHAEKDEVLEAVMRELNLTDPPRPDDAADALAVALTGWFQR; the protein is encoded by the coding sequence TTGAGGATCCTCGGCATCGACCCTGGCCTAGCTCGTGTGGGCTACGGCGTCATCGACACCAGTGGCGGCCAACAACGCATGCTTGATTGCGGAATTATTCGCACCGAGCCGGGGTACTCGGAAGGGGATCGCATGGTGGTGATCGCCTCGGATCTCCGCCAGTTGATTCGTGCCTGGCGACCGGAATTAGCCGCGGTCGAAAAATTCTTTTTTTATCGATCAAGCACCACGATCAGCGTTGTTCAGGCCCGAGGGGTAGTGATGATGACGTTGGCGCGCTTCAAAGTGCCTGTGGTGGAATTTCCACCGATGCAAATCAAGCTCGCCCTTGCTGGATTCGGCCACGCCGAAAAAGATGAAGTTCTTGAAGCGGTGATGCGAGAACTCAACCTCACCGATCCTCCAAGGCCAGATGACGCGGCCGACGCCCTTGCGGTTGCATTAACCGGCTGGTTTCAGCGATAA